The region GTCGTCCCTGCCTCCTCGTCAAAGGGAACAAAGAAAGCCTCGCACCAGGGTTTGTGCGCCGTTGCCGGGTGGTGCGCCCCCAAAGCGGCCAGGTCGTCAGGTACTAGGGGAAGCAGGATACTTCCGGTGCAAGGGGTCGCACACCGCGGCCTCCATCGAGACCTGGGGCTGCTCGCCATCGCCAGGGCGGATGAGAAGGACGCGTCCTTCGCGGATGTCCTGAACGGACCACTGACGGTGATTTGggaagaaggagagggagaagtcgtcggcggcggcgagcgcgcCGGCAGCTGGCGCAAAAGGGTGTGGCGGGAGGGCGTGGTGGAACCCGTCGCGGTCAAAAAAGGCGAGGAGGGGCGGGTCGTGGAGGCGGCAGAAGCGGCGGAGGAAGGATTTGTTGGCGACAAGGCGATGGAAGGAGATGCAGGCAGTGGAGGCACGAGCTAGGTCTTCCGCGGAGGGCAGACCcatgaacaatttttcaaatccatgaatatttttaaaatccatgaatatttttaaacACGTGAACATATAATTTTCTTGAACCCTAAACAAATTTTTGAACcacatgaacaattttttgaatcgACAAACCTATTTATTAATCCATGAACATATTTTTCGGAACCCATGAAAATTTCTTTTGAATCTGTGAACCTTGTTCTCGACTCCTTGAAAATTTATTAATTCTGCAATCGTAATTTTTGAACCTCGTGGacattaaaaaaatcatgaacaatttATAAATATGAATAAAACATTCTCCGAATCAATGAACACATTATGTTGAACCCAAGAACACTTTTTTTAAGCTCCTGAAAAAGTTTCAACTACGTGAATATTTTTTTAATATGAATGAAAATATTTTCTGAATCCATGAACGTATATTTTGAACCCAAGAACAATTTTTTGAACCTTGTGTACTTTTTCTAAAACTACGTGAATAATTTTTAAATATGAATGAAATATTTTCTAAATCCATGAACATATTATTCTGAACCCAAGAACAAATTTGTAGACCTCGTGAGCATTTTTTCCAAATGATGTGAACAaattttaaatatgattttttaccAAACCCATAAACTTATTAATTTGAACCCGAGAACATTTTTTTTAAACCTCGTGAACAGTGTTTTTCAAACTATGCAAACAATTTTTAAGTATGAACAGAACATTTTCGAAATCCATGAGCGTATTATCTTAAACCCAAGAACTTTTTTTTAAAACTCGTGACAATTTTTAAGATCCATGAGCCTATATAAGTCCATGAACCTAAATAtttttaaactgcacaaaaaaagtTAATATGAAAACAAATAAAAATGAAACGAAAGAAACAGAACATAAAAAAGGgaatagaaaaaaaaagaaatagaacAGAAGAAAGGAAAAATAAAGAAAGAAGAAACATAACAAAACCAACAAAGAAAACCGGAACAGGAAAAATCAACCTAGCAGCGAAACTAGCGTTGCAAAAAAGAGCTACCGTGGagtgaaatgggccggcccagcaaccaAATTCTTCAGGCCACGCGACAGTTCTGCGCTTCATCAAGCGGTATATAAGATATGCCAGCGTCGCCACTTGTAGAATCGACATGGTTCGGCTGTACTGTGTGAATCGGGCCATATGCATCATACAGGTGACAATAGGTGGCCCATTTTACAGGGGCCTAAATATTTAGGCCCATTATGAAGCATCCAGCCACACCGCAGCAACCAGTTCGTGTGATGCTGTTGCGGCGCATCACATGCGTTGCTACTGAGGCCCAAGTTCTGCCAGCGCATGCCAAGTTACACTGGACCAAGACTCCACGAGAATGGTACTCCCGACCAGTCGAGGTAAAAAACAATCTCAATGGCACGACACCGTTGCCCTCCCGGAGAGTAGCATCTCAATGGCGACGCCGACAGTCACGAGGCCAATGAGTTAGACGATAGAAAAGCTTCTGGCTGGCGGTGGAAGGAAGGACAAGAAGACACCTAGTCACCAAATTTTAGGAGTTATGGCAGAATGGGGCTCATTGGACGGCGTGGACGAGGACGTGCAGCTGGCGTAGCGAGATGAGGTAGCCGACAGGGTAGACGCGGTTGTTGCAGATGATCATGTTTACTCGTTGACGCAAAGTGCATGTTCCGGGCGTCGTCATCCCCGGTGATATTGGCTACAGGTGGCGCTCAACGTGTTTCTATACCAAGACCCCTATTGCACGCACGTGGAACCGACTCAACACGTGAATATGTTTCTTAGAGAAAAGAGATAGAGCACTAGTTTAAAATGCTAACAAAAAGCCATAAAAGGTCATACCTATTGGGGCACTTTGGCAAAGTGCCACAAAAGGTCATAACTATTTGGGAACATTGGCAAAGTGCCATAAAAAGTCATACCTATTGGGGCACTTTGGCAAAGTGCCACAAAAGCTTAATAGCTATTGAAGCACTTTGTCAAAGTGCCACAATAGGTCATATCTATTTGGGAACTTTGGCAAAGTGCCAAATGTTATAGCTATTGGGGCACTTTGGCAAAGTGCCCCTAATTGGAAGCATTTAGGGCACTTTTAAAAATGCCCCAACAAAATGCCTCTAAATTTTGACCGTGGTATAGTGGTAGCTCGATCAATGCACTCTTTCACTGCTTATGCCCAAGTTATCTTTCTACGGAGCACTCTTTTATAGAGCTTGATAAGTTGGAGTCCAAGCTGGCGTGCTGGACTCAATCAGCCAGCACGAGGCAACTTGATCATGAAATCGATCATGTGTACTACCAGTCGGCACCTAGCATAGGATATTATTCCTTGTGTCGCGCTCCTTTCATACATGACGAATCATGTATTGCACATTAGCTACCAATCGCCATCTATCCTTCTATAAATGGATCTCATGTTTTTAAGGCAGGATAATGGATCTCATGATCATAGTGAGTTAGGCACACGTCGCTATATATGCACTGAGGGTCCAAGTGCCTAAGGAATATCATCGTGCATTCGCGCATGTAAATACATCCCCTCCCCGATTGTTGTGGACACAAAAGAAAATATAAGAAGTGAAGAtgggtacacacacacacacacactcaagtGCGTGCTTTATTAAACACATGGCACTTCTAGGCGAGGTGTGTGGTGACATGATGCGACGGTTCACAAGACAGCATTCATTGTATTATCACATCATTATAAATATTAAATGTATTTTAGTTTATCTGAATGTGCAAAAATATTTGTAACTAATAATCAATTTGCCCACTTAAGAATCATCGAAGCTTAAGCATGTCATTGTGGTGATTGTGTGCACCGATGAAATCCCTGAAATATAGAAAAGTGACTAATGATGACTATCGGTTATTCAATAAAGTGGCATGTTCTTATCTAACTGCATTTGTTAAGATTCTTGGATGGAGGAGCAAAGGATTTCATTCTGAATTATTTTTACATCAGTTATTGATTCTGTTAATACATATTCTACCTCACATGACCTCGTCAGAAACAAGTTTGTTTTACGTATGCCATGTACTCAAAAAAGTTCCCCacaaaaaaaaaattccaaaatcccGGGTTCGCCTTTTCTGACAGGCAATTGAGCATCTTTCACTGAAGTTGTGTGTGTGCTCAATCAACCTTCAGCTGTGGGACTTCACTGAACCTGGTTCACAGAGCTGTTCATGTGAAGACTGCGAACTTCATGTGTTCGGTTCTTGGGTGTGCTGCTTCCATCGAATACATCCACGAAATGAATTTGTTTACTTCTGTGTTCTACTACCGTTTCAGTCTTTTACGATGCTATAAAACGGGGTCACAAGCATTCGATATACATattgtaaaaataaaaaataaaaaaatcagagaTATATGAGCACGTCCTCATGATTTTGCTGTGCCGCTTCAACAGAATAGAAGTGCCAAGTCTGCACCTCTCGATTCCGCAGTAATTCGTCTATCTGACAAACGAAAGAAACATTACTCAACAAGGTAGTAAGAATATCATCACTACTTCCACAACATTTCCAACCGATTGCATGCATCTTCCAGAAGAAAAAAACAATGATTGCATGCATATTCACCGGCTATGCACTTATGCAGAACACACTCCACAATCTTCCGGCCCAATGAGGACATGAATAGGCCGTCCAACTCGTCAAGATAGCTCCAGGCATCTTGACACACGGTGTTAGGCGGCTCAGGCGTCGCCTTCACCGTCGTCGCTGTCATGGTGGAAGCGCAGCGCCGGCGCGTGCAGGCAGAGGAAGACGGCCTTGTTGGTGGCACACGGCGACCAACTCGCGGTAGACCGGCCTGCAGGTAGCTTTCGTCATAGACCCCGCATGCcgccacggcgacctcgtggcTGGTGTTGGCCGTGGCAGTCGTTTGTCCTATAGTACGTTATGGAGTGAGCCAATTGTTTAGCCACCGGTCAAAATTTGGCTCACGGACGACCAACGTAGGCGATCGGTGGTCAGCGCACCGACCGGCGTCATGTAGGGCAGGCTGGCCAGCATTGCATCCGCAAgctaaggtggcgcacacgagggCCATGGCCGCCGCCCATGCTAGGGCTCGCGGCCGCGTCAGCTAGGTCTGCATTTAATTCCCGTTAAGTCGGAATTGAGCGGATGGTGCAAACAGCATGGAGATCGAAGTTTTCTTTGGCCACTCGATTCATGTTGACAATGACAGGGCACGTATAATCTATCATGAATCTTGTGATGCCGATTGCTCAAGAGAAAGTAAGAACTAGTCTAAGGATGTGCGCTCTGCTGCGCAAAGGCAGTGTGCATGTACTAACTAACTCTGTATTTAAGGTTTGCTAGTACTATAATATGTTTTGGGATGCATGGAATAATATACAACAAAACAGGATGAAACAAGAAATTCCACCCACATTTATTTCTGATTGGTACAAAACTATAAAGACTTAACTGACCGATCAACGCTCACATACATAGGAAAACAGAACACACTCGCATGACAGACATAAGCAAGTAAAAAAGCAAgtgcctttttgaaaaaaaaagtaaaaagcaAGCAAGGAGCAGGTGGACATCGACCGCTTGAAACCAACATGCAAGAAACACACATATCCAACGAACCAAAAGTCTTGCATGAATGACGCGCTCACTAACATGCCTTTTCCCTGACGCACTGCACATTATCTTGGGCACTTTTGCCCTGAGCCTTCCACGCCTTCTTCATCTTGCAGAGGCACGAGTGGCCTCCGAAGGCGATGCAGCAGTCCACTCCAACCTTAATGACCTTACCCCCTGAAAGATGCCTATTTGCAATGGCATTTTTCATACCTTCTCCAAAGCTCTTGAAACACGCATTCACGACGTCCTGATCGACACCGTCACACACCGGCGCACCGCCGGCGGCAGGTACCTGGCCCACAGCAACGGCGCACATCAGCGCGACCAGCGCCGCCACGGCAACGAGCCTCGGGAGCATTGCTACAGCCATGACCAGATCGATGCTGGATATAGCTGATCGAAGGTCGCTGCACTCACTCACTGCTTATGCCTGGTGTGGGTTGTTTTGGTGTAGAGGTCTGCCGGAGCTTTTATAGAGCTAGATATGGGCATTTGGAGTCCTAGCTGGACTCCATTAGACGACACGTGGCCAATGGCCGAGTGGGTGGAATACAACGTGCCTATTACGCCCATCCATCCATCATCCATCGGCTGCGCGGCGCCGCAGGGGATAACGATCTATTCTTTGATCAACAAAGCGTACTTTGGGATATACTTCCTCCGTCTAAAAATAAGTGTTTTGAGGTccaaaaataagtgtcttgaggttAGTATAAATTTATACTAGAGCTAGTATAAAGTtgaaacacttattttgggacggagggagtagcactaaACTACTACGAGGTTTATAATAAACTATATTAAACTAAAATTTCCTAAGAAAAGTAAATTAAACTAAACAACGGTCCATCACAAAAGTCATACGTGACAGGAACATCCATCTATGAACCTATACTTTTCTTCCTGCCCCACGCACGAGTCACGTCGCACCATGCATTCATCAATACAATCCCAGCTAAACAGAACGCACATAAGGTCGGCTAAGATCATCTACAACCGGGCGCCACAAATCCGTCTCATACGGCCGGGCGGGCTTTTCGGTCATTGACCGGTCATGAAAATTTGACCCAGACGGACTCCTT is a window of Triticum dicoccoides isolate Atlit2015 ecotype Zavitan chromosome 2B, WEW_v2.0, whole genome shotgun sequence DNA encoding:
- the LOC119368650 gene encoding uncharacterized protein LOC119368650; translated protein: MAVAMLPRLVAVAALVALMCAVAVGQVPAAGGAPVCDGVDQDVVNACFKSFGEGMKNAIANRHLSGGKVIKVGVDCCIAFGGHSCLCKMKKAWKAQGKSAQDNVQCVREKAC